The following coding sequences are from one Mesorhizobium onobrychidis window:
- a CDS encoding EF-hand domain-containing protein, with protein MKRHAAIIYQVARNHAGEQRVWLDADTFGSPFSKENTMTLASKTTAVAAALAMLASPALSQTSSPAPAAPAPDRGSEPAPGVSGPTEDSMRNTMREMMTEMLEERMQEHRRPRAERRGGDRWHRDFRRGPHDGRRMGGGVMHGARMRMMFAIVDADGDGALSQTEVQDFIERIFNAVDENGDDSVDREEIRSFFHGGADETGE; from the coding sequence ATGAAGCGGCACGCAGCGATCATCTACCAAGTCGCCAGGAACCATGCGGGGGAGCAGCGGGTTTGGCTGGATGCCGACACGTTCGGTTCACCATTCTCCAAGGAGAATACGATGACATTAGCAAGCAAGACCACAGCAGTTGCCGCGGCGTTGGCTATGCTGGCTTCGCCGGCACTATCCCAGACGAGTTCACCTGCGCCCGCCGCACCTGCACCGGATCGTGGCTCAGAGCCAGCGCCAGGAGTGAGCGGGCCAACCGAAGACTCCATGCGCAATACGATGCGTGAGATGATGACTGAGATGCTGGAGGAGAGAATGCAGGAGCATCGCCGCCCCCGAGCAGAACGACGAGGTGGCGATCGTTGGCATCGCGATTTCCGAAGAGGTCCACATGACGGGCGCCGGATGGGAGGCGGGGTGATGCATGGCGCACGGATGCGAATGATGTTCGCCATAGTCGACGCCGACGGCGATGGCGCGCTTTCTCAAACCGAGGTTCAGGATTTCATCGAGCGGATATTCAACGCCGTCGACGAGAACGGCGATGACAGCGTCGACAGGGAGGAAATCCGATCCTTCTTCCACGGAGGTGCCGACGAAACGGGTGAATAA
- a CDS encoding flavin-containing monooxygenase — MTDGGDVLDAVVIGAGWAGLGVSYWLARRGLRHSVLERGRIGETWRTQRWDLFRMNTPNVQTVMPGDCYDGPDPDGALTRDQFVTLLEDFAGRNALPIEPDTAVSELTHENGAYRLTTSQGTLWARNVIVASGSLNCPVRPVWAAALSPALRQIDASGYRSAADLPDGAVLVVGSGQSGAQIAEELADTGRTVFLATSRVGRLPRRYRGRDIMVWLLESGFLDVCREDVIRLAGRIPPRGVLGSVHTISLQALSARGVVLLGRLTGIEDGGNLSFADDLEANVRFADEASENVKRHVDDYISRMGIDAPVAEPDPAETVAMRQPNPTIGSLDLSRSGVTSVVWCTGFKGDFSWMRLPGALDNAGQPVHVDGVAALPGLYFAGLDFASTRKSGIILVIAEEAPRLVEHIAGHS; from the coding sequence ATGACCGATGGCGGCGATGTTCTCGATGCTGTCGTCATCGGGGCCGGCTGGGCCGGCCTGGGTGTCAGCTATTGGCTGGCGCGACGGGGCCTGCGCCACAGCGTATTGGAGCGGGGCCGCATAGGAGAGACCTGGCGCACACAGCGATGGGATTTATTTCGGATGAATACTCCCAACGTGCAGACCGTCATGCCGGGCGATTGCTATGACGGTCCGGATCCGGATGGTGCCCTGACGCGCGATCAGTTCGTCACTCTCCTTGAGGATTTCGCCGGGCGCAACGCGCTACCGATCGAACCGGATACTGCGGTAAGCGAACTCACGCACGAGAATGGCGCCTATCGGCTGACCACCTCACAGGGCACGCTTTGGGCGCGCAATGTGATCGTCGCAAGCGGCAGCCTGAATTGTCCGGTGCGCCCGGTCTGGGCCGCCGCGTTGTCGCCAGCTCTCCGCCAGATCGACGCTTCCGGCTACCGCAGCGCTGCCGATCTGCCCGATGGAGCGGTGCTGGTGGTCGGAAGCGGCCAATCTGGTGCTCAGATCGCGGAGGAATTGGCAGACACGGGTCGAACGGTCTTCCTTGCGACCAGTCGTGTCGGACGGCTTCCACGGCGCTACCGGGGTCGCGACATCATGGTCTGGCTGCTCGAAAGCGGGTTTCTCGACGTCTGCCGGGAGGATGTCATTCGACTTGCGGGACGCATCCCGCCGCGTGGCGTGCTCGGGTCGGTGCACACGATAAGCCTTCAAGCGCTCAGCGCCCGAGGTGTCGTGCTGCTTGGGCGTCTCACCGGCATCGAGGATGGCGGCAACCTCTCGTTTGCCGACGATCTCGAAGCGAATGTCCGCTTTGCGGATGAAGCCTCCGAAAATGTCAAACGCCATGTCGACGACTATATCAGCCGCATGGGGATCGATGCACCCGTTGCGGAGCCCGACCCGGCGGAGACGGTCGCGATGCGTCAGCCGAACCCGACGATCGGTTCGCTCGATCTCTCCCGCTCCGGCGTAACGAGCGTGGTGTGGTGCACGGGCTTTAAGGGCGATTTCAGTTGGATGAGGCTTCCCGGTGCGCTCGACAACGCGGGACAGCCTGTTCACGTGGATGGCGTGGCCGCCCTGCCGGGCCTTTACTTCGCAGGGCTGGACTTCGCCTCCACACGCAAGTCAGGCATCATCTTGGTGATCGCCGAGGAAGCACCTCGCCTTGTCGAACATATCGCAGGGCATTCGTGA
- a CDS encoding SDR family NAD(P)-dependent oxidoreductase: MTGRLEDKIALIVGSARGIGKGIAQRFAEEGAKLVLADTEVEAGQAAADEVGAAFIRTDISQMPDAEAAVALALDHHGCLDIMVQNAGIYPWQLLENTSPEDWDRVMAVNLRGSFNAARAALVPMKAQHFGRMLFTSSITGPHVTSPGHGHYSATKAGINGLIRSAALEFSAYGITVNGVEPGNILTEAIQLHRGAAYIKNMEDSIPLGRLGSPRDVANAFLFLASDDASYITGTTIIVDGGQLLPEGKDFRLLPP; encoded by the coding sequence ATGACCGGCCGTCTCGAAGACAAGATCGCGCTGATCGTCGGCAGTGCGCGCGGCATCGGCAAGGGCATCGCACAGCGCTTTGCCGAAGAGGGCGCGAAACTGGTCCTGGCCGATACCGAGGTCGAGGCCGGGCAAGCGGCCGCGGACGAGGTCGGCGCTGCCTTCATCCGCACCGACATCTCGCAGATGCCCGATGCGGAGGCCGCCGTTGCGCTGGCGCTCGACCATCACGGCTGTCTCGACATCATGGTCCAGAATGCCGGCATCTATCCGTGGCAGTTGCTGGAAAACACCAGTCCGGAGGACTGGGACCGTGTCATGGCGGTCAATTTGCGCGGCAGCTTCAATGCCGCCCGTGCCGCACTGGTTCCGATGAAGGCGCAGCACTTTGGCCGCATGCTGTTCACCTCCTCCATCACCGGCCCGCACGTCACCAGCCCTGGTCACGGCCACTATTCGGCGACCAAGGCCGGCATCAACGGCCTGATCCGGTCGGCCGCTCTCGAATTCTCGGCCTATGGCATCACCGTCAACGGCGTCGAACCCGGCAATATCCTCACCGAAGCAATCCAGCTGCATCGCGGCGCCGCCTATATAAAGAACATGGAGGACTCCATACCGCTCGGCCGCCTCGGCAGCCCGCGCGACGTGGCCAATGCTTTCCTGTTCCTGGCCTCGGACGACGCCAGCTACATCACCGGCACGACTATAATCGTCGACGGCGGGCAGCTGCTGCCCGAAGGCAAGGATTTCCGGCTCCTTCCGCCATGA
- a CDS encoding ABC transporter permease, producing MNPRTRHALEFVLDNLVWFMLVFVLVVFSISIPNYFQLGIFANIIEASSVLGVMSIGLALVIITGHMDLSVESVAALSAMAVGILFCSAGIGLGVQLHPEWLMVPVSLLIALAVGGIIGAINGYLVVKVKMSAFIITLASYIWVRGLVLVISGGRSAQDLAPAIRWFGIQRLLGLPLTAWIAISCFVVFSLIMAKTPFGRHLVMIGGSETATFRAGIRVNRNLVIAFVLAGAIAGLAGWLLAIRTSGATANLGVGLLFNAFAAVVIGGVSLKGGVGTLPGVYAGVLLLSAINTAINLMGLPANFTQVIHGLLVLAAVLLDAFKQTIRQRLA from the coding sequence ATGAATCCCCGCACGCGCCACGCCCTCGAGTTCGTCCTCGACAACCTCGTCTGGTTCATGCTGGTCTTCGTGCTGGTGGTCTTCTCCATCTCCATTCCGAACTATTTCCAGCTCGGCATCTTCGCCAACATCATAGAGGCGTCGAGCGTGCTTGGCGTCATGTCGATCGGCCTGGCGCTGGTCATCATCACCGGCCACATGGACCTGTCGGTCGAATCCGTGGCGGCGCTCAGTGCGATGGCGGTCGGTATCCTGTTCTGCTCGGCGGGCATCGGTCTTGGCGTCCAATTGCATCCGGAATGGCTGATGGTTCCGGTTTCTCTGCTTATTGCCCTTGCTGTCGGCGGCATCATCGGCGCCATCAACGGCTACCTGGTCGTCAAGGTGAAGATGAGTGCTTTCATCATCACGCTGGCGTCCTACATCTGGGTGCGCGGCCTCGTGCTGGTTATTTCGGGCGGCCGTTCCGCACAGGATCTTGCGCCGGCAATCCGCTGGTTCGGCATTCAGCGCCTTCTTGGCCTGCCGCTCACCGCCTGGATCGCCATTTCGTGTTTCGTGGTCTTCTCGCTGATCATGGCCAAGACCCCCTTCGGCAGGCATCTCGTCATGATCGGCGGCAGCGAGACCGCAACCTTCCGCGCCGGCATCCGCGTCAACCGCAACCTCGTCATTGCCTTCGTTCTCGCCGGCGCCATCGCCGGCCTTGCCGGCTGGCTGCTGGCGATCCGCACCTCCGGCGCCACCGCCAATCTCGGCGTCGGCCTGCTGTTCAACGCCTTCGCCGCCGTCGTCATCGGCGGCGTCAGCCTGAAGGGCGGCGTCGGCACCCTGCCCGGCGTCTATGCCGGCGTGCTTTTGCTGTCGGCCATCAACACCGCGATCAACCTCATGGGCCTTCCGGCCAACTTCACCCAGGTGATCCACGGCCTGCTGGTGCTTGCTGCCGTGCTGCTCGACGCTTTCAAGCAAACCATTCGCCAGAGGCTGGCATGA
- the asnB gene encoding asparagine synthase (glutamine-hydrolyzing) codes for MCGFGGYFGSIRDAEALLARMIAAIAHRGPDEQGKFVTPDAGLGHARLSVIGIGDGQQPMSDVSGNLTIAFNGEIFNYLELREGLIAKGRRFRTSSDTEVILHLYDEMGEDCLSLLNGDFAFAIWDNRHRRMVLARDRMGVRPLFYTSKDGVLYFASEIKALLKVPGVSAEIDPIALDQIFTLWAPIAPRTAFRNIHELEPASVLIATQEQVTVKRYWHLDYPHRDAPSKVTNEDDAADELQALLTDAVRLRMRADVPVGSYLSGGLDSSLVSALAAGMTPRRLQTFSVTFDSAEHDESAFQTEMASALGARHRTVACRAGDIAGVFPEVIRFAERPIIRTAPAPLYQLSGLVRQAGLKVVLTGEGADEVFAGYDVFREARVRRFCGRQPASRMRPQLFRRLYPYLPGLQQQSVEYLSAFFGTGNAALDDPLFSHRPRFKTTAAAKIFFSGDLRATLKGYDAAEDLVSRLPQAFSLWHPLHQAQYLETRFLLPGYILSSQGDRMAMAHGIEGRFPFLDHRLVEFAGRLPPEMKLKGLVEKHILRKAAKHLLPTAIRERTKQPYRAPEARSFVGAGELDYVRDLLSEASIAAGGLFNAKAVANLHEKCRTQPASGFRDNAAFVGILSTQLWQKNFTSQEVSAARAA; via the coding sequence ATGTGCGGATTCGGGGGCTATTTCGGTTCGATCCGGGATGCGGAAGCTTTGCTTGCGCGCATGATAGCTGCGATCGCCCATCGCGGGCCGGATGAGCAAGGGAAATTTGTAACACCGGACGCTGGGCTCGGGCATGCGCGGCTGTCGGTGATCGGGATCGGTGATGGCCAGCAGCCGATGTCCGACGTGTCAGGCAATTTGACGATTGCGTTCAACGGCGAGATTTTCAACTACCTGGAACTGCGCGAAGGGCTGATAGCCAAGGGCCGGCGCTTCCGTACGTCGAGCGACACAGAGGTCATCCTGCACCTGTATGACGAGATGGGCGAAGACTGCCTGTCGCTTCTGAACGGTGATTTCGCCTTCGCGATATGGGATAACAGGCATCGGCGTATGGTGCTTGCCCGAGACCGGATGGGTGTCCGGCCGCTGTTCTACACGAGCAAGGACGGCGTGCTTTACTTTGCGTCGGAGATCAAAGCCCTCCTGAAGGTCCCCGGCGTCTCGGCCGAAATCGATCCGATTGCACTCGACCAGATCTTTACGCTGTGGGCGCCGATCGCTCCCCGCACGGCTTTCCGCAATATCCACGAGCTGGAGCCGGCAAGCGTGTTGATCGCGACACAGGAGCAAGTCACGGTCAAACGCTATTGGCACCTCGACTATCCGCATCGGGATGCGCCGTCGAAGGTCACGAACGAGGACGATGCGGCCGACGAACTGCAGGCCCTTTTGACCGATGCGGTGAGGCTTCGCATGCGCGCCGACGTGCCAGTCGGTTCTTATCTTTCGGGCGGGCTCGATTCATCTCTTGTTTCGGCGCTTGCCGCCGGCATGACTCCTCGGAGACTGCAGACGTTTTCCGTGACGTTCGACAGCGCCGAGCACGACGAGAGCGCTTTCCAGACCGAAATGGCTTCAGCACTTGGCGCCCGGCATCGAACCGTTGCCTGCCGTGCCGGCGATATCGCCGGCGTCTTCCCCGAAGTCATCCGCTTTGCCGAGCGGCCGATCATCCGCACGGCACCGGCACCTCTCTACCAGTTGTCCGGCCTTGTTCGGCAGGCTGGCCTCAAAGTGGTGCTGACCGGCGAGGGCGCCGACGAGGTCTTCGCCGGCTACGATGTCTTTAGGGAAGCGCGTGTTCGGCGGTTCTGCGGACGTCAGCCGGCATCGCGCATGAGGCCGCAGCTGTTCCGCAGGCTTTATCCCTATCTGCCTGGTCTGCAACAGCAATCCGTGGAGTACCTGTCTGCATTCTTTGGCACCGGCAACGCTGCCCTCGACGATCCGCTGTTCTCGCATCGGCCGCGCTTCAAGACGACGGCGGCGGCAAAGATTTTCTTTTCCGGCGACCTGCGTGCGACGTTGAAGGGCTATGATGCCGCCGAGGACCTGGTCAGCCGGTTGCCCCAAGCATTTTCCCTGTGGCACCCGCTGCATCAGGCGCAATATCTCGAAACCCGCTTCCTCCTGCCGGGTTATATCCTGTCCAGCCAAGGCGATCGCATGGCCATGGCGCACGGTATCGAAGGACGGTTCCCTTTCCTCGACCATCGCTTGGTGGAGTTCGCAGGGAGACTTCCGCCGGAAATGAAGCTGAAGGGATTGGTCGAAAAGCACATACTGCGCAAGGCAGCCAAGCACCTGCTTCCCACCGCGATCCGGGAGCGTACCAAACAGCCTTACCGGGCTCCAGAAGCCCGCTCCTTCGTTGGAGCCGGGGAACTGGACTATGTCCGCGACTTGCTGAGTGAAGCGAGCATCGCTGCCGGCGGACTGTTCAACGCCAAGGCGGTGGCGAACCTTCATGAGAAATGCCGCACGCAGCCAGCGTCCGGGTTCCGCGACAACGCGGCCTTCGTCGGCATCCTATCGACCCAACTGTGGCAGAAAAATTTCACCAGCCAAGAAGTCAGCGCAGCACGAGCGGCCTGA
- the rbsK gene encoding ribokinase, translated as MPGKPVVILGVFVADTAYRAARQPRMGETLLGTSFTLGPGGKGSNQAVAAGRLGADITFLTRLGVDPFADMARQTWAQADVKSAVIDTPESYTGAAYIFVEEKTGNNAIIVSPGAAMLISPDDIEANAGLIRSAGVFVTQLEQPIEAALRALEIARGAGVTTILNPAPAASLPERIYTLCDYVTPNETEAEELTGIKVSSIDDARRAADSLLQKGVGAVIVTLGEKGALLHTASRSDHVGAINAGPVVETTGAGDAFNGGLAAALARGVEPLQAVRFACAVAGISVTRPGTAPSMPTLQEVEALLAKG; from the coding sequence ATGCCAGGCAAGCCTGTCGTCATATTGGGTGTCTTCGTCGCCGACACCGCCTACCGGGCCGCCCGCCAGCCGCGCATGGGCGAGACGCTCCTTGGCACATCCTTCACCCTCGGCCCGGGCGGCAAGGGCTCCAACCAGGCGGTTGCGGCCGGCCGTCTCGGTGCCGACATCACCTTCCTGACGCGCCTCGGCGTCGATCCCTTTGCCGACATGGCCAGGCAAACCTGGGCGCAGGCCGACGTGAAGAGCGCCGTCATCGACACGCCGGAAAGCTACACGGGGGCGGCTTATATCTTCGTCGAGGAGAAGACCGGCAACAACGCCATCATCGTCAGCCCGGGTGCGGCTATGCTGATTTCGCCCGACGACATCGAGGCTAACGCCGGCCTGATCCGCTCGGCCGGCGTCTTCGTCACCCAGCTCGAACAGCCGATCGAGGCGGCGCTGCGGGCGCTGGAGATCGCGCGCGGGGCAGGGGTGACGACCATCCTCAATCCGGCGCCCGCGGCAAGCCTGCCCGAGCGCATCTACACGCTTTGCGACTATGTCACGCCCAACGAGACCGAGGCCGAGGAACTGACCGGCATCAAGGTGTCGTCCATCGACGACGCCCGCCGCGCCGCCGACAGTCTGCTCCAGAAGGGCGTCGGCGCGGTTATCGTGACGCTCGGCGAAAAAGGCGCGCTGTTGCACACGGCCAGCCGCTCCGACCATGTCGGCGCGATCAATGCCGGCCCGGTGGTCGAGACCACCGGAGCAGGCGACGCCTTCAATGGCGGCCTGGCCGCTGCACTTGCGAGAGGGGTGGAACCGCTGCAGGCGGTCCGCTTCGCCTGCGCCGTCGCCGGCATTTCGGTGACGCGGCCCGGCACGGCGCCGTCGATGCCGACGCTGCAAGAGGTCGAGGCATTGCTCGCCAAGGGGTGA
- a CDS encoding RbsD/FucU family protein: protein MLKGINPLLNADVLQALRAMGHGDDLIIADTNFPSDSVARQTVLGRLLRIDAPAADVVKAVLSLYPLDNFVDDAAARMEIVGKPDEIPAVQTEVQREIDAAEGKAWPMIPVERYAFYERAKKAYCVIQTGERRFYGCFAFRKGVVPPDGE from the coding sequence ATGCTCAAAGGGATCAATCCGCTGCTCAATGCCGACGTGCTCCAGGCGCTGAGGGCGATGGGCCATGGCGACGATTTGATTATCGCCGACACCAACTTCCCCTCCGATTCGGTGGCGCGCCAGACCGTCCTCGGCCGGCTGCTGCGTATCGATGCGCCGGCCGCGGACGTGGTCAAGGCGGTGCTGTCGCTCTATCCGCTGGACAATTTCGTAGACGACGCGGCCGCCCGCATGGAGATCGTCGGCAAGCCGGACGAGATTCCCGCAGTGCAGACGGAAGTGCAAAGAGAGATCGACGCGGCGGAGGGCAAGGCATGGCCGATGATCCCGGTCGAGCGCTACGCCTTCTACGAACGTGCCAAGAAAGCCTATTGCGTCATCCAGACCGGCGAGCGTCGTTTCTATGGCTGTTTCGCCTTCCGCAAGGGCGTCGTGCCGCCGGACGGGGAGTAG
- a CDS encoding class I adenylate-forming enzyme family protein, producing the protein MRIEHFLAAKAAAHPAKTALITTHKRLRYEELDDLSSRLAAALFLNGVRRDDRVIVFMDNCWEAAVSIFAVLKAGATFSPVNPSTKADKLAYIIADCDAAAILTQAKLMPVVAEACGSHGKTGIFVASTAGADGQCPVGAASLADCLTLEAREIDHRGIDVDLAMLIYTSGSTGRPKGVMMTHRNCDAAADSITTYLRNTPDDIILNVLPLSFDYGLYQLLMAVRLGATLVLEKSFAFPQAIFERIREEGATGFPLVPTMAAMILQMRDLTPGFLPSVRYISNTAAALPPAHIERLRFLFPGVRLYSMYGLTECKRCTYLPPEELDRRPGSVGIAIPNTEAFVVDDHGQRVPPGVAGELVIRGPHVMQGYWRNEAATERVLRAGPVPWEKVLYTGDLFRTDEDGFLYFVGRKDDIIKTRGEKVAPKEVEAVLHAHPGVAEAVVVGVPDPVLGHAIGAFVVRSDPKLSEKDVMRHCARHLEDFMVPKVIEFRRELPKTDTGKVSRRLAAEMMEAAQ; encoded by the coding sequence GTGCGGATCGAACATTTTCTGGCCGCAAAGGCCGCTGCCCATCCCGCCAAAACGGCATTGATCACCACGCATAAAAGGCTGCGCTACGAAGAACTGGACGATCTTTCGAGCCGCCTTGCCGCAGCCCTTTTCCTGAACGGCGTCAGGCGCGATGACCGCGTCATCGTTTTCATGGACAATTGCTGGGAGGCCGCGGTTTCGATTTTCGCCGTCCTCAAGGCAGGTGCGACCTTCAGTCCGGTCAACCCATCCACCAAGGCCGACAAGCTTGCCTACATTATTGCCGATTGCGACGCTGCGGCGATCCTCACGCAAGCAAAACTGATGCCCGTGGTCGCTGAAGCCTGCGGATCGCACGGCAAAACCGGCATCTTCGTGGCTTCGACCGCTGGTGCCGATGGCCAATGCCCGGTAGGGGCTGCATCCCTGGCGGACTGCCTGACGCTCGAAGCCAGAGAGATAGACCACCGTGGCATTGACGTCGATCTTGCGATGTTGATCTACACCTCAGGCTCAACGGGCCGGCCCAAGGGCGTGATGATGACGCACCGCAATTGCGACGCGGCAGCGGACTCCATCACCACCTATCTGCGTAACACGCCCGATGACATCATTCTGAATGTCCTTCCACTCTCTTTCGACTATGGCCTCTATCAGTTGCTGATGGCCGTCAGGCTCGGCGCCACGCTCGTGCTCGAGAAGTCCTTCGCCTTTCCTCAAGCGATCTTTGAGCGTATCCGCGAGGAAGGCGCCACCGGTTTTCCGCTTGTGCCCACGATGGCAGCGATGATCCTGCAGATGCGTGACCTGACGCCGGGCTTCCTGCCCAGCGTTCGCTATATTTCCAACACGGCGGCTGCCTTGCCGCCGGCTCATATAGAACGTCTGCGATTCCTTTTTCCCGGTGTCAGGCTCTATTCGATGTATGGCCTGACGGAATGCAAGCGCTGCACCTACCTGCCGCCCGAGGAGCTCGATCGCCGGCCGGGGTCGGTCGGAATAGCCATCCCGAACACCGAAGCCTTTGTCGTCGACGACCACGGGCAACGCGTGCCGCCAGGCGTAGCGGGTGAACTGGTCATTCGCGGACCGCACGTCATGCAAGGTTATTGGCGAAACGAAGCTGCGACGGAACGAGTGCTCAGAGCGGGCCCGGTTCCTTGGGAGAAGGTTCTCTACACCGGTGACCTGTTCAGGACCGATGAGGACGGCTTTCTCTATTTCGTCGGCCGCAAGGACGACATCATAAAGACGCGGGGAGAGAAGGTGGCCCCGAAGGAAGTGGAAGCCGTGCTTCACGCCCATCCCGGCGTCGCGGAAGCCGTTGTCGTCGGCGTGCCGGATCCGGTGCTCGGGCATGCGATCGGCGCATTCGTCGTACGCTCGGACCCGAAGCTCAGCGAAAAAGATGTCATGCGCCATTGCGCACGTCACCTTGAGGACTTCATGGTCCCCAAGGTCATCGAGTTCCGCCGGGAACTGCCGAAGACGGATACGGGCAAGGTCAGCCGTCGGCTTGCGGCAGAGATGATGGAGGCCGCGCAGTGA
- a CDS encoding pentapeptide repeat-containing protein: MTGSYLPGAILTNLTGADLKEANMNGADLLGANLSGAELPGANLSNANLSKASLSGANLSNASLSGAVLTVASLRGARLAQVQLSGANLEGANLHLVLNLDAALLGRETLQHNNAGRPHR; encoded by the coding sequence ATGACGGGGAGCTATCTGCCGGGCGCGATTCTGACGAACCTGACGGGCGCCGACCTTAAAGAAGCAAACATGAATGGTGCGGACCTTCTCGGTGCGAATCTCTCCGGCGCGGAACTACCTGGCGCGAATCTGTCGAATGCGAACCTGTCGAAGGCGAGCCTTTCTGGCGCAAACCTGTCAAACGCGAGCCTGTCAGGAGCGGTCTTGACTGTCGCAAGCCTAAGGGGCGCGCGCCTTGCGCAAGTGCAGCTGTCGGGCGCAAACCTGGAGGGAGCAAACTTGCATTTGGTGCTAAACTTAGACGCGGCGCTGCTTGGACGCGAAACTTTGCAACACAACAATGCCGGACGGCCTCATAGATAA
- the nadE gene encoding NAD(+) synthase, which yields MSVRPTQDAQTFLAQALAIDPAVETDRIVTALRKQLRGIRKRGLVLGLSGGIDSSVSVALAARAVGHQNVLCLFMPENDSDPESLRLGRLVADTFGVEAIAEDIGPALRAMGCYDRRDAFIRELVPEYGEGWASKIVIANALEGEGYNISSLVVQDPNGKQTKIRMPLQVYLGIVAATNMKQRTRKQIEYFHADRLNFAVLGTPNRLEYDQGFFVKNGDGAADVKPIAHLYKTQVYTLAAYLGVPEEIRIRPPTTDTYSLAQTQEEFYFSLPYDRMDLCLCGLNNGVAAEVVGQAAGLTASQVERVWTDIAAKRKATRYLHLRPQLVNEVEEVDT from the coding sequence GTGAGTGTTCGCCCGACCCAGGACGCGCAGACCTTTCTGGCGCAGGCTCTGGCGATCGACCCCGCCGTCGAAACGGACAGGATCGTGACGGCCTTGCGCAAGCAGTTGCGCGGCATCCGCAAGCGCGGCCTCGTGCTCGGTCTTTCCGGCGGGATCGATTCCAGCGTTTCGGTCGCCTTGGCCGCGCGCGCCGTCGGCCACCAGAATGTACTTTGCCTCTTCATGCCGGAAAACGATTCCGATCCGGAAAGTCTACGGCTCGGCCGCCTTGTCGCCGATACTTTCGGTGTCGAGGCTATCGCAGAGGATATCGGGCCGGCCCTGCGTGCGATGGGCTGCTACGATCGTCGCGACGCTTTCATCCGCGAATTGGTCCCGGAATACGGCGAAGGCTGGGCCTCGAAGATCGTGATTGCGAACGCCCTCGAGGGCGAGGGCTACAATATTTCGTCGCTGGTGGTGCAGGACCCCAATGGCAAGCAGACCAAAATAAGAATGCCACTCCAGGTCTATCTCGGTATCGTCGCCGCAACCAACATGAAGCAGCGCACCCGCAAACAGATCGAATATTTTCATGCCGACCGCCTGAACTTCGCCGTTCTTGGAACGCCCAACCGGCTGGAATACGATCAGGGCTTCTTCGTCAAGAACGGTGACGGCGCGGCGGACGTCAAGCCGATCGCCCACCTCTATAAAACGCAGGTCTACACGCTCGCGGCCTATCTCGGCGTTCCCGAGGAAATCCGTATCCGGCCGCCGACCACCGATACCTATTCGCTGGCACAGACGCAGGAGGAGTTCTACTTCTCGCTTCCCTATGACCGCATGGATCTTTGCCTTTGCGGCCTCAACAACGGCGTGGCCGCCGAAGTGGTGGGGCAGGCGGCGGGACTGACTGCCTCGCAAGTTGAACGCGTCTGGACCGACATCGCGGCCAAGCGCAAGGCGACGCGCTATCTGCACCTGCGTCCGCAACTCGTTAATGAGGTCGAGGAAGTCGATACCTGA
- a CDS encoding acyl carrier protein, producing MMITIKDKVRAFIVDNFLFGDTSYELADTASLIENDIIDSTAVVELVAFIEDNFGIAMVDSDIVPANLDSVDRISSFIKAKAETLAA from the coding sequence ATGATGATAACAATCAAGGACAAGGTCAGAGCCTTTATCGTTGACAACTTCTTGTTTGGCGACACGTCGTACGAACTTGCAGATACAGCCTCGCTGATCGAGAACGACATCATCGACTCGACCGCCGTGGTGGAACTCGTGGCTTTCATTGAGGACAATTTCGGTATTGCGATGGTCGATTCCGACATTGTACCGGCCAACCTGGATTCGGTTGACCGTATTTCGTCCTTCATCAAGGCGAAAGCAGAAACGCTGGCAGCGTAG